The sequence CACACAATCGAATGTGCGGAATCTTCGGTTACATCGGCCCGCAGTGTGACACCGGGCTGATGGTCCTCGACGCGCTGCGGCGCCTGGAGTATCGCGGTTACGACTCGTGGGGGGTCGGCGTCGCAGTCAACGGCCATGTTCAGGTAACCAAGCGGGCCGGGCGAATCGGCGACGCGTCTGTCGCGCTCCCGGAGGCCAGCATCGGCTTCGGCCATACCCGCTGGGCAACGCACGGTGGCGTTAGCGACGAGAACGCCCATCCCCACCTCGACTGCACCGGCCGCTTCGCGGTCATCCACAACGGCATCATCGAGAACTTCCGTGCGCTGCGGGCGCGCCTCGAAGGCGCCGGCCACGTCTTCCGCAGTGAGACAGACACCGAGGTCGTCTCCCACCTGATCGAGGAAACGGTCCGCGACTCGACAGACCCCGAAACCGTCGTGAGCGCCGTGCGGACGGTCTTCGGCATGCTGCGGGGCTTGAACGCCATCATCGTCCTCGACACCGCCACGCAGCAACTCGTCGCCGCCAAGAACGTCTCCCCCCTCGTCGTTGGGCGCAACGAGAACGCGTCGTACATCGCGTCCGATGCCGTCGCGCTCGTCGGTCACGTCGATGAGGTACATTATGTCGAGGACGACGAGGTCGTGGCCCTCAGCGCCAGCGGCGTACGAGTCTACGATGGCCAGACAGGCGAACCGCGCCCGGTGGTGTTCATTCCGTTGACGCTTCAGCCGGCGGACACCTCGCTCGGGGGCTTCGACCACTACCTGATCAAGGAGATCCACGAGCAGCCGCGCGTGCTCCGCGCGATCGCGGAGAACTACGCCGAGCCGGTTCGCCGCCTGGCTGCGATGATCCGTGAATCCTACGGGAGCTTCCTTATCGGCTGCGGCACTGCCAGCTACGCGGCTTTGAGCGGTGCCTACCTCTTCTCGCGGATCGCCCGCCGCCACGTCAACTTCGCGGTCGGATCCGAATTCAAGTACCAGGAGCACTTCCTGACAGAACGCAGCCTCGTCATCGCGCTGTCCCAGAGCGGCGAGACGGCCGACATCATCGAGGCCGTCATGGCCGCCAAGCGCGCGGGGGCGCGGGTCGCGGCGTTGGTGAACGTCCCTGGCTCCACGCTTGACCGGCTGGCGGACTTCAGCATCCACCTGGGCGCCGGACCGGAGCAGTCCGTTCTCTCGACCAAGGCGTACACCGCCAAGGTCGCGATCCTGATGCTGACGGCGCATGTCCTGAACGGCAGCGAGCACGTCGGGCGGGAACACCTCTGGCGCGCGGTCGACGGGGTCGAGCAGGCGCTAGCCCCGGCAAGCGAGCGGCGCGTGCAGGAGATCGCCGATCGCATCGCCGATCAGGAACACTGCTTCGTCATCGGGCGCGGTCTCTCCTACCCCACCGCCCTGGAAGCTGCGCTGAAGATTAAGGAAGTGAGCTACATCCACGCCGAGGGCTTCGCCGGAGGCGAGCTGAAGCACGGGGTGATTGCCCTCGTGGAAGACGGCACCCCTTGCATCGTCTTCTCTCCGCTCGATGAGACGCGCGATGACATCCTCTCCGGCGCGATGGAGATGCGCAGCCGGGGCGGGTTCATCATCGGCGTCTCCCCGGAAGCCGAGGAAGTCTTCGACGTACACGTGCCGGTCGCCGAGGTCGGCGACGCGTCGCCGCTCGTGGGCGTCATTCCGGCGCAACTTCTGGGATACTACCTCGCGGTGCGCCGCGGCCTCGATCCGGACAAGCCGCGGAACCTGGCCAAGAGCGTCACCGTGAAGTAACCTGAGGACGATGCGACTGGTAGACACACACTGCCACCTCGATCTGGAGGCGTTCGACGAGGACCGCGCGCAGGTCCTGGCGCGAGCGCGGGCATCCGGAGTCGAGCGCATCCTCGTGGTGGGCTTTGCGCCGGAGCGCTGGGAATCGGCGCTCCGGCTGGCACAGTCCGAGCCGGACGTGGCCGTCGCGGTCGGGCTTCACCCGACCGAGGCGGCCCGCTATAACGATGAGGTCGAGGCCGGCATCCGTGAGGCGGCGATGTCGCCGTCGGTCTGTGCCATCGGGGAGATCGGGCTGGACTACCACTGGATGACCGCCCCCGCTGAGGTTCAGCGCCGTGCATTCCTCCGGCAGATCGCGCTGGCTCGGGAGATGGACCTCCCCTTCATCGTCCATCAGCGGGACGCCGCCGAGGACACCCTGGACGCCCTGCAGGAGGCCGGCCCCCCGCATCGCGGGGTGATGCACTGCTTCACCGGCGACCTCACGTACGCCGAACGATGTCTCGCGATGGGGATGTACCTCGGCATCGGAGGCGCCGTCACCTTCCGCAAGGCAACCGACCTCCATGAGGTGGTCCGCTCCGTGCCCTTGGATCGCCTCGTCCTCGAAACCGATGCACCTTACATGACCCCCTCCCCGCACCGTGGAAAACGGAATGAGCCGTCCTACCTGCGCTTCATCGTGGAGCGCGTCGCGGAACTCCGCGACACGTCGGTGGAGGAGGTGGCGGAAGCGACCACGGCCAACGCTGCCCGGCTCTTCAACCTCGACATCGACGGGAGGGCGGCATGACCCATCCAGGCGGAGCGGGCCGGCAGGAAGTCACCGTCGTGCTGGCGTCAAACAACCCCGGCAAGGTCGACGAGCTGCGCCGCTTGCTGCCGGAGTGGGTTCGCATCTTGACGGCGTCCGACGCGGGCGTCACGCTCCCCGAGGAGACCGGCACGACATTCGCCGCGAACGCCCTGCTCAAGGCACGCGCCGCCGTCCAGCAGACGGGACACATCGCGCTCGCTGACGACTCGGGCCTCGAGGTCGACGCCTTGGGCGGCGAGCCGGGCGTGCGCTCGGCCCGCTACGCGGGCGAGCCCACCGACGACGCCGCGAACAACGCACTGCTGCTGGAGCGCCTGCGCGCCGTCCCGAGCGCGGAGCGGACGGCGCGGTTCCGCTCGGCTGTCGCTATCGTCACACCCGAAGGGCGCGAGCACGTGGCCGAGGGCACAGTTGAAGGGGTCATCCTGGAACAGCCGCGAGGCAGCGGCGGATTCGGTTACGACCCACTCTTCCAGCCCGCCGGGTCCGACCGGACCATGGCCGAGCTGGCTACCGACGAGAAGAACCGCATCAGCCACCGTGGACGGGCCTTCCGCGCGGCGGCAGCCTGGCTCCTACCCATCCTGGAGGCCGCGCGCCGCGAGGGATCGGACGGCGAGATTGCCCGTCGGCACGAAGAGAAAACGGAGTTGTCATGACTGACGTGGAGCGACGGCAGGCAAGCGGATCCTACGGCCTGAGCGAGCGGCGCACGCGAGCGCTCCCGCTCGTCGGGGTAGCCGGAACCCGCGGCAAGTCGACCACGGTCTGGCTCCTCGATGCGATGCTCACCGCCGCCGGTCGCTCGACCGGCTTGTGGAGCAGCACCGGCGTCTACGTCCGTGGCGTCCGCCAGCCGGGCGAGCTCGGCCCCTGGTCCCGCGTCCTGGCCGCCGTCGGCAGTGGGGAACTCGACGTGGCACTCCAAGAGCTGGAAACCCCTCTCGTAACCAGCGTCGGGCTCCCCGAGGGCATCTACCCGCTTGCCGGCATCACCACGCTCTGCGGCAACAACGAGGACTGCCTGCTCAGCCCCGAGTTCAGCAGCGGCGCGCTGGCGCAGGCGATCGTCGCGCGCGCCGTCCGGCCTGACGGCTTACTCGTGCTGAACGCCGACGACCTGGCCGTGCTCGAGGCCGCCAACCAGACGAACGCCACCACCGTGCTCTTCGCACTGCACCCCGACAACCCGGCGCTGCGCCGGCACCTGGATCAGGGTGGGTGCGGCGTCTGGGTGGCCGACGGCACCGTCGTCGTCGGGGACGCGCTCGACCAGCGGGCTGTGGTGCGGGTCGAAGAAGCCCGCTTTACGCTCGACGGCGCCCTGATATTCCAGGTGCAGAACCTCCTGTGCAGCGTCGCGCTGGCGGTCGCACTCGACGTGCCCGACGCAGCGATCCGCGAGGCGGTGCGCGCCTTCAGTCCGGACCCGGCCCGCCTCCCCGGGAGCTGCAACATCTTCTACAAGCGCGGCGCCACGATCGTGCTCGACACCTCCCGCCAGGTCTGGACACTCAAGTCCCTCATCCGCGGCATCCGCCACCAGCCCCACCGGCGAACGATCATCGTGGCCGGCTTTTTCTCCCACCTCCCTGAGGAGCAGATCGTCGAGGCCGGACGCCTGCTCGGGCGCCTCGGCGGCGTGGTCATCCTGCACGAGGAGACGGAACGCCCGATCGTGGAGCTACTCAAGAACGGCATCGCCCTGAACGAGATCCCACCGCTGGTGCTCGCGATGCCGACCGAGCAGCAGGCCTTTGCCCACGCCTTCCGCATGCTCAGCGAGGGCGATCTCTGCCTGCTCATCACCGACGACGTCCAGAACGCCGTCGATGCGGTCACCAGCCTGGACAAGTGAGGCGACGGCTCTCTCGACGACCGCAACGAGCCGTGATGTCAAGTAGCTCCGGATGCCTCTCGCGCTGACGACAGGGGCGAACCCATTACCGACCAGGTGATCCGAGGCTGGGCTTGAGGATCTCCGCCGGTGGCGTGTGCCTGGTGTGAACCCCCGGGCTCACCACAGCGCGTGATTCCTCCGACCACCCGCCTAGGGCCCAACGCCGTCCGCTGAGACAGTCTCAGCGGATAAGGACAATGGCGCACGATAGCCAGCCCGCTCCGGCAACGCGGGACCGCCACGTTGGTACAGTGTCCACGCACCTCCCCACCCGCATGGCGTATCATCCCCCATGGGCACGTAACCCGGCGGGAGAAGACGAGGAGCAGAGCGTGGTCTTTGATTTCCACACACACACCTTCTGGAGCGACGGGGAGTTGTCCCCGATGGAGCAGGCGCGGCGGGCCGTCCAGCGCGGCTACCGGGTCCTCGGGCTGACGGACCACGTCGGCGTCGGCGGCGTGCCGGAGTTGATCAAGGCACTGAAGGCAGACCGCGAGATCATCGAGCGCTACTGGCCGATCACTGTGGTCGTCGGGGTCGAGTTGACCCACGTGCCGGCGGAAGCCATCCCTGAGGCCGCGCGCTTCGCCCTCGATGCCGGTGCCGAGATCGTCGTGCTGCATGGTGAGACCCCGGTCGAGCCAGTGCCGGAGGGCTCAAACCACGCCGCGATCATCAGTGGCCTGGTAGACGTGATCGGCCACCCCGGTCACATCACCGAGGAGGACGTGCGTGAGGCCGCCGCCCGCGACATCTTCCTGGAAATCACATCCCGGCGCGGCCATTCCCTCACCAATGGCCACGTTGCCCGGCTCGCCCAGCGGTACGGCGCGAAGATGATTGTCAACAGCGACACGCACTCCCCATCCGACCTGCTGACCAGCGACTTCCAGCGCTCGGTCGCGCTGGGCGCCGGGATCGAGCCGAGCCTCCTGCCCGACGTGCTCCAGACATGGCCCGAGGAGTTGCTGCAGCGGGTCCTCGCCCGCCGGGAGGGTTGAGGCCGTGGACAACCGTGAGGTCGCGGAGCAGCTTCGCCAGTTCGCCGACCTGCTCGAGATCAAGGGGGAGAACGCCTTCCGCGTCAACGCCTATCGGCGCGCGGCGGACGCGGTGGAGCGGGAACCTGAGCCGCTCGAAGCCATCATTGCGCGGGAGGAGCTCACCGCCATCGAGGGGATCGGTCCCGGCCTGGCGGCGGCCATTACCGAGATCGTGCAGACCGGGCGCTACAGCGCCACCGAGGAGTTGCTGGACGAGGTCCCCGGAACGCTCCTCACCCTCCTTGGAATCCCTGGCGTCGGCCCGAAGACCGTCGGACGCCTCTATCGCGAGTTGGGCATCACCACGCTGGTGCAACTCGAAGCCGCCGCCCGGGCCGGTCAGGTGCGGCAGTTGAAGGGGTTCGGCCCGCGCGCCGAGGCGCGGATCCTCGAAGGCATCGCGTTCCTCCACCGCCGCACCAACCGCCTGTCGATCGGGACTGCCGACCCGGTCGCCCGGCGGCTGGTGGAGCACTTGCGGCGCGAGCTGGGCGTCCCCGTTGAGATCGCCGGGAGTGTGCGGCGCCAGTGCGAGACAGTGGGCAACATCGACCTCCTCGCCGCGGTCGAGAGCCCGGCCGCGATCGCGCCGGCACTGGAGTCGGCCCCGCGCGTGACCCAGATTGAGGAGGTCAACGACGCCTTCGTCGTCGCGGCGCTCGAGATCGGCAGCTCGGTGCGGGTGGTGGCGGCAGCGCCGGCTGTCTTCGGTACCGAGTTGGTCCGCTGGACCGGGAGCCGCGCGCACGTGGCGGAGCTGGTGCGCGTTGCCGGCGGCACGTTGCCGCACGTCGCCGAGGAGGCCGAGGTCTACGCCGCGCTCGGCTTACCCTGGATCGCGCCCGAGCTGCGCGAGGCGCGTGGGGAGATCGCTGCAGCCCAGGCCGGGCGGCTCCCGCGCCTCATTGAGGTATCGGACCTCCGCGGCGACCTACATCTCCACTCGGAGTGGAGCGACGGGCGAGCCACGATCCTGCAGTTGGCCGAGGCGGCGCGCGATCGCGGCTAC is a genomic window of Sphaerobacter thermophilus DSM 20745 containing:
- the rdgB gene encoding RdgB/HAM1 family non-canonical purine NTP pyrophosphatase is translated as MTHPGGAGRQEVTVVLASNNPGKVDELRRLLPEWVRILTASDAGVTLPEETGTTFAANALLKARAAVQQTGHIALADDSGLEVDALGGEPGVRSARYAGEPTDDAANNALLLERLRAVPSAERTARFRSAVAIVTPEGREHVAEGTVEGVILEQPRGSGGFGYDPLFQPAGSDRTMAELATDEKNRISHRGRAFRAAAAWLLPILEAARREGSDGEIARRHEEKTELS
- a CDS encoding TatD family hydrolase; amino-acid sequence: MRLVDTHCHLDLEAFDEDRAQVLARARASGVERILVVGFAPERWESALRLAQSEPDVAVAVGLHPTEAARYNDEVEAGIREAAMSPSVCAIGEIGLDYHWMTAPAEVQRRAFLRQIALAREMDLPFIVHQRDAAEDTLDALQEAGPPHRGVMHCFTGDLTYAERCLAMGMYLGIGGAVTFRKATDLHEVVRSVPLDRLVLETDAPYMTPSPHRGKRNEPSYLRFIVERVAELRDTSVEEVAEATTANAARLFNLDIDGRAA
- a CDS encoding Mur ligase middle domain-containing protein, which gives rise to MTDVERRQASGSYGLSERRTRALPLVGVAGTRGKSTTVWLLDAMLTAAGRSTGLWSSTGVYVRGVRQPGELGPWSRVLAAVGSGELDVALQELETPLVTSVGLPEGIYPLAGITTLCGNNEDCLLSPEFSSGALAQAIVARAVRPDGLLVLNADDLAVLEAANQTNATTVLFALHPDNPALRRHLDQGGCGVWVADGTVVVGDALDQRAVVRVEEARFTLDGALIFQVQNLLCSVALAVALDVPDAAIREAVRAFSPDPARLPGSCNIFYKRGATIVLDTSRQVWTLKSLIRGIRHQPHRRTIIVAGFFSHLPEEQIVEAGRLLGRLGGVVILHEETERPIVELLKNGIALNEIPPLVLAMPTEQQAFAHAFRMLSEGDLCLLITDDVQNAVDAVTSLDK
- the glmS gene encoding glutamine--fructose-6-phosphate transaminase (isomerizing), producing MCGIFGYIGPQCDTGLMVLDALRRLEYRGYDSWGVGVAVNGHVQVTKRAGRIGDASVALPEASIGFGHTRWATHGGVSDENAHPHLDCTGRFAVIHNGIIENFRALRARLEGAGHVFRSETDTEVVSHLIEETVRDSTDPETVVSAVRTVFGMLRGLNAIIVLDTATQQLVAAKNVSPLVVGRNENASYIASDAVALVGHVDEVHYVEDDEVVALSASGVRVYDGQTGEPRPVVFIPLTLQPADTSLGGFDHYLIKEIHEQPRVLRAIAENYAEPVRRLAAMIRESYGSFLIGCGTASYAALSGAYLFSRIARRHVNFAVGSEFKYQEHFLTERSLVIALSQSGETADIIEAVMAAKRAGARVAALVNVPGSTLDRLADFSIHLGAGPEQSVLSTKAYTAKVAILMLTAHVLNGSEHVGREHLWRAVDGVEQALAPASERRVQEIADRIADQEHCFVIGRGLSYPTALEAALKIKEVSYIHAEGFAGGELKHGVIALVEDGTPCIVFSPLDETRDDILSGAMEMRSRGGFIIGVSPEAEEVFDVHVPVAEVGDASPLVGVIPAQLLGYYLAVRRGLDPDKPRNLAKSVTVK
- a CDS encoding histidinol phosphate phosphatase domain-containing protein, which translates into the protein MVFDFHTHTFWSDGELSPMEQARRAVQRGYRVLGLTDHVGVGGVPELIKALKADREIIERYWPITVVVGVELTHVPAEAIPEAARFALDAGAEIVVLHGETPVEPVPEGSNHAAIISGLVDVIGHPGHITEEDVREAAARDIFLEITSRRGHSLTNGHVARLAQRYGAKMIVNSDTHSPSDLLTSDFQRSVALGAGIEPSLLPDVLQTWPEELLQRVLARREG
- the polX gene encoding DNA polymerase/3'-5' exonuclease PolX, whose protein sequence is MDNREVAEQLRQFADLLEIKGENAFRVNAYRRAADAVEREPEPLEAIIAREELTAIEGIGPGLAAAITEIVQTGRYSATEELLDEVPGTLLTLLGIPGVGPKTVGRLYRELGITTLVQLEAAARAGQVRQLKGFGPRAEARILEGIAFLHRRTNRLSIGTADPVARRLVEHLRRELGVPVEIAGSVRRQCETVGNIDLLAAVESPAAIAPALESAPRVTQIEEVNDAFVVAALEIGSSVRVVAAAPAVFGTELVRWTGSRAHVAELVRVAGGTLPHVAEEAEVYAALGLPWIAPELREARGEIAAAQAGRLPRLIEVSDLRGDLHLHSEWSDGRATILQLAEAARDRGYEYLCIADHSGGLRVARGLDVDRLREQWREIERVNELVPEVRLLRASEVEVRRDGSLDFPDEILAEFDLVVASLHSGLRQPREELMKRILGVLRNPHVDIVAHPTGRIIERRPGAEYDWEEVFRVARETGTAIEINADPARLDMNDEHARMAQEAGVLIAIDSDAHDIPSLDHIRYGVSVARRAWIGPESVVNTRPLPDLLAWLNR